The window GCACGACCTCTGGACATTTTCACGGCCGGTTCCGGTCGATAGCGACCCATGGATCGTTGTCGCGACGGATGGAGGGTAATGCCGGCTGCTCAGCATCCCTCTTCGATATATTCTTTCAGTACGACCGCGTGGTTGTGTGCCTCATCTCTTGCGCCGAAGAGAAGCGTCACACGCCCGTTGGCTTCGCACTGGCGCAGCGTCTCGATCTCGCTTTTCCTTCCGCCAAGCTCGATGCGGTAGCGTCGCCGTAACTCTGCCCACTTTTCCGGATCGTGCCCGAACCATTTGCGCAGTTCAGCGCTCGGCGCGACCTCCTTGAGCCAAAGATCGACGGCGGCTTCTTCCTTTTTGAGGCCGCGCGGCCAAAGGCGGTCGACCAGTATGCGCAGGCCGTCACCTGTCGCCGGCGGCACGTAGACCCGCTTCAGAACGTAGCTCATGATGGCCTCCCTAGCACAAGTGGAAGCAGATCATTGGTATTGGTCGGTTCAATTACGAATATCACCTCCGAAGCCGTCATATCCAGCCAGTGGAAGACGACCACCGAGTTCAATCCGAGCGAATTACCGTGACCGACTGCAATTGACCGCCGGCGGCTCGCCAATGCAGAGTCTGGCCTTCACACAATCCGATGAGCGCTGCGCCGGTCTCGCTCAGGATGGAGATCGGCTTCTCGTGCCGCGGCACGTCCGCCGGATACACAAGCTTGCCCACGCGCTCCTCAGGACATCCTCTTTCCAGAAAGCGCACCATCGATCCCATCGTCACCAGCCCAAACCAAGGCTCGACGAGCGTGGCCCGGGCAAGCTCGCGGTGAAGGAAGCCCGCGATCCTTGGCAATCGAGGCTTTGCGGCTTCGGCAAGCCAGGCGAGTCGGTGGAAGTCGTCGGCGCCGAGTGCAATCGGCGGCAGGGCATGTATCAGGTTCATGGCGGCGCTGGGTCGGTCTGCTGAGGAGGAAGAATGTCCAAAACCCCGCACGCGGCAATTGCGCCGGGGCCTTAATCGCCTGCCTGCAGGGAACCACCCTTGCTCATCATGAAGAGCTTGCGCCGCCGCATCCACATTGAGCCATCGAACGCCGCATGAAATCGGTAGTCAAGCAGTTCTGACCACATAAAGGGCAAATTGCCCAAAATAGGTCAGCAACGCTGTCTTGGGTTGCGATATCAGTGCCTGTCTTTTATGCAGATGCCGCAAATCAAATCCAACTCTCAGGAGCCATGATGCCGGAAGACGGTCTTCTTGATCACGCGCTCGTCCGCCTGGACGAGGCAGCCACCCACCTTAGCATCGACCCGGACGTGATCGAGAAACTGAAATATGCACGAGAAACCACAAAGGTGCGGCTCATGAT is drawn from Rhizobiaceae bacterium and contains these coding sequences:
- a CDS encoding GreA/GreB family elongation factor, with the protein product MNLIHALPPIALGADDFHRLAWLAEAAKPRLPRIAGFLHRELARATLVEPWFGLVTMGSMVRFLERGCPEERVGKLVYPADVPRHEKPISILSETGAALIGLCEGQTLHWRAAGGQLQSVTVIRSD
- a CDS encoding DUF488 domain-containing protein, translating into MSYVLKRVYVPPATGDGLRILVDRLWPRGLKKEEAAVDLWLKEVAPSAELRKWFGHDPEKWAELRRRYRIELGGRKSEIETLRQCEANGRVTLLFGARDEAHNHAVVLKEYIEEGC